Part of the Candidatus Zixiibacteriota bacterium genome is shown below.
TTGCGGTCGCTCTGGAACCCGATGGCGGCTTTCACGAGCGCCGAAATGCGGTCCAGGTCCTCCTGGGGCCGCGGTTCCACCGTCGCCCCTTGCGCGGATCCGGGGACCGAGTCCTTGCGCACGCCATCGACAATGACCGAGACGCTCAAGCGTGAGATGGCGCCTACGGCGGAGACGATCTTTTGCACTGTCCGGTTGACTTCGTAGTTGATCAGCGACGATTCGCGGGTCGAGAGGGGCTCACTGTCCGTCTCGCCCGCCCCCGCGTCACCTGTTGTCTTTTCGCTCGTTTGCTCCTGTGAGACAATCGCGAGGTTGTCGGGATCGTACTGTTCGACTGTCTTCTCGGCCTGCTCGAAGTTCAGCGTGGCATTGACGCGGACCATCGCCTTGCGCGGTCCCAGCACGCCGTCCAACAGCGACTGTGCCTTCTGCTGCAGGTATCCCTCCACAGACTGCTGCAGTTCCAGTTGACGGCTACTGGCCGCCACTGGACTTCCATCTTCCTGGCCGGACGACAGAAGCGTCCCATTTTGATCGATCACCGTGACATGCTGCGGGTTGAGCCCCTCCACCGCCGAGGCCACGAGGTGCGTGATCCCGGCGACGCGGCCCCGATCCAACGATCCGACCGGCGACACTTTGAGCACGACAGAGGCGGTGGGTGACTTTTGGTCCTGTGTGAACAGGCGGCTCTCCGGCATCACGATGTGAACACGAACCGCCGCCACTTCCTTCAGGGTCGCAATCGACTTGGCCAGCTCACCTTCGAGGGCACGCCGGTAATTGACCTTCTGAAGGAAATCGGTCATCCCGAGGTTGCTCTTGTCGAACAGTTCGAAACCGACGGCACCTCGCGGGAGTCCTTCGGCGGCGAGGCGCAGCCGAACGTCGTGGACTTTATTGGCCGGGACCAGAACGGCGGAGCCGCCGTCCGAGAGACGGTACGGCACCTTCATCTGGTCGAGCTGGTCGATGACTTCGCCGGCCTCCTCGGCGGGAAGGCGGGTATAGAGAACGCCGTACGTCACGTGACGGACCCACATGCCGACCGTCACGGCGCCGGCGATCAGTGCGACGATGATGCAAACCGCCAGGAACCGACGGTTCGCGTCCATCGCGCGGAAGGCATCCCACCAGCGTCCCATGCAGTCTCACCCTCAATGGCGGGATGGCTCGTTCCGATGAGTTCCCGCGCTGGTTCTCAAACCGGCATCCGCATCAGTTCCTGATAGGCCTCGACCAAACGATTGCGCATCTCCACGAGGAGTTCGAAGGCGGTTCCCGCCTCCTCGGCGGCGATCATCACCCGGTGGAGCTCGACGTCTTCTCCCGAGAGGAGTCGGTTTTCCAGCGCCGATGCCTGCGACTGCAACTCGCTCACCTGATCCAGAAGATCGCCGAAGACGTTGCCCGGTCTTTGGGCATCGCTCGTCGGTTTCGGCGTCGAGACAGCAGGCGCTTCCCCGGATGCCCCCGGGAGCATGATCGGTCCGATCGGATCGAGCGGATTCATGCGATCACATCCACGTAGCGACCCAAGTGGGGCGGCCCATCAGCGGTAACCGCACGCGGTGCCGGAGCCGGCATCGGCCTGGCCGTCGGGATTCGCATTGTGAGGCCGACCGGGAACTCAGCCGCCGGCATGCTCTCATCTTCCGGAACAACAGCCGGGGCCGGGTTCGCCGATGCCACGGGCGGCATCCAAGGACGAATCACGGGTGACGTGTTCATTGTCAGGAAATCTCCTTACGCTGTGTCGTCCTTTTTGTCGCGATGAAATCCGCCGGGACGATCCCTGTCCCGGCGGATTCACTCGGCACCCCGACATCCGTGCGGTTCTTCCCGGCTGATGCCGCGGTGTCCCGGAGAAGGAGCGACGCAATCTTCCTCATATCATCGGTCAGATGTTGAGAGCGCGATCGACCATCGACTTCACCGCCTCGGCGGCCGTGATGTTGGCTTCGTAGGCGCGCGATGCGTCCATCAACTCGACCATTTCCGTCACAATCTCGACATCGGGCATCGCCACATACCCATCGGCATTGGCATCCGGATGCGAGGGATCATAGATCATCTTGACCTCATCCGCGGACCCGGCCACGGTCTGTGCCCGCACCGCGGGTACAGCCGGGGGTCCCCCCGGTGCACCGGCCGGAGCGGGAATGCGGTGACCGTTGCGCGTGCGCTTGAGCGACAGTCGCGCCGCTTCGAGCTCGCTGTTGAATGCCGCGCGCGCCTGCGCCGCCTCGATCGTCACACTCTGCCGACGATATGGCCCGCCGGTGGGTGTGCGTGTGGTCTCGGCGTTGGCGATGTTCTCGGCGGCCACGTCCATTCGTTGCCGTTGGACCGACAGGCCATCGGCGGCAATTGCGAGCACTTTCAGAGGGCCCAGTGCCATGGGTGTCTCTAATCAGAATAGACGAAAGAAAGAGCCCCTCACCCGATCCGTCCTGCGGACGGATCGACCTCTCCCGGAGGGAGAGGTTATCTGTCTCCCTCTCCCTCCGGGAGAGGGTCGGGGTGAGGGATCTTTGCACACAAAACGGTACATTCTACGTTACCCGTTACCGGCGGCCACGAATCGCCAACTGGATGCCGTCGAACTTCCGGCTGACCAGACGCGTGGCAATGGAATATTCCAACTGGTTCTCGGCGACCTTGGCCATTTCCTGATCGAGTGAGAGCGCGTAGTTGTCGCCTGGCGCCGGTGCATCGGTCACGACCTTGTAGGTGCGCGTCGCCGCGTGGCTGGTGATGTGTCCCGGACGTGTCATTCTCATTCCCACCGGCGACTGATTCTGCTGCGCAGCCTTCAACTCGGCGGCAAAATTGATGTCCTTGCGCCGGTACCCCGGCGTTTCGGCGTTGGCCACGTTCTCGGTAAGCAGACGCTGCCGCGCCGCCGTCAGATCGAGCGCGCGTTCCAAGCGGGGAATGCCAATCTGATCAAAGAGCGCCGTCTGAATCGGGTTGGGCATGATCCACTCCCCCACTCCCCTGTTGGCAAGTGTTGTGCCAATCCCAGCCCGGCGAGTCCAACCGGTTGCGGGACCACCGATTGTGGCTATGACGGCCGGGAGTTCATGAGGCACGCTGTCCGACGCCGACGGAAGTTTTTTCCGTGCAGCCGCGAGAGAATCGTCTTGGTCAATGAGATTCGTCGGTCAGGTGCTCTGCTTGCGGTGAGCAGGGCTCCTGACCTACGGAGATTCGTGAAACACGAACGACAGGACCGATCAATTGCCGGTCGAGGCCGCGGTCAGTCTGGGAGCCTCAGGTGTGACGCCGCGCGGCTCGTAGAGACTCATCTGTTCGGAAAGAATCACGATGTCGACGCGGCGGTTTTTGGCCATCGAGTCAGGGGTGTCATTGGGTGCGACCGGGCGGTAGTGCCCATACCCGACCGCGGAGATGCGGGTCGGCGCAAAGCCGGTCGAGTCGACCAAAAAGCGCAGCACTGACGTGGCGCGCGCGGTCGAAAGTTCCCAGTTCGAGGGGAACCGCGGTGTATTGATCGGGCGGGGATCGGTGTGACCCTCGACGCGGACGTCGTTGCGGACCTTGCTGATCTCGCCGCCGATCGTGCGCAGAATCGTGATCGCACCGGGAGTCAGCTCCGCCTTCCCCTCATCGAAGAGAGCACCCTCGCGGACATGGATTACAAGTCCACGTTCGGAGAGGTCCGAGGAGATCGACGCCTCCATCCGTTCCTTGTGGACCATCTGCTGGAGCTGTTTCTGCACGAGGCGCAGCGCCCCGGTCTTGAGCGGACCACCGCCGAGGAGATCATCGGGTTGGACCTGGTCCAATGCGGCGCTTTGCCCGCGCAACACCCCGGTCAGGGCATTCGACATCGCCCCAAACTTCTTGGCATCGATGCGCGACATTGAGTACATCACCACAAAGAACGCCAGCAGCAGGGTGATCAGATCGGCATAGGTCAACAACCACCGTTCGTGGTTGTCGTGAACCGGAGGGGTCTTCGGCTTGCGCATCATATACTCGCCGTTACTCGGGCGGCCGTAGTTCGGGACGGAGGAAACCCATCAGCTTGGTGCGGATCACCCGTGGATTGTCGCCCGACTGGATGGCAATGGTCCCCGCCAGGTAGAGATTGAGCATCAACATCTCCTCGGTATGGCGGAAGCGCAACTTGTCGGCGATCGGCAGGAAGAAGAGGTTGGCGGTTCCGACTCCCCAGAGCGTGGCGATGAACGCGGTGGCGATCGAGGCCGCCATCTTGGTGGCATCGTCGGTGTTGGCCAGCGTGTGAATCAGACCGAGAACGGTTCCCAAGATGCCCAACGTAGGCGCGAATCCGCCCATCTTGTTGAACAGGACGACGCCGTTGTGGTGCCGCTCCTCGATATTGGCGATCTCACTCTCCATGATGTCGGTGAGTACCGTGACCTCGGTCCCATCGATGACAAGCTGGACGCCCTTCTTGAAGAAGGGATCGTCGATTCGCGCCAGGTCCGTTTCCAAGCCCAGAACGCCATCACGCCGGGCGTGCTGAGCGATGGACACGATCTGATCAATGGCGTGTTCCGGGTCACGCGCCCGTGCCCGCAGGGCGATGGCGAGATATTTCGGTATGCTGCGGAAGGTGGCGAAGGACGTGGTAATCATCGAAGCGCCAACTGTGCCGCCGATGACCAACAGCATCGCCGGGAGCTGGAAGATCGCTCCCAGATGCCCCCCTTCCAGCACAAAGCCGACGACCACGGCGGAGAGGCCGAGGATCAATCCTCCGATGGTGGCAATATCCATGACGCTCCGCGCGCAGGTGCCCCTTGTTCCGGAGTTTCGGAACCCGGGACAAGTACGGCTCGATGGACCGGCTGCGTGTCCAACGCCTGTGGGCCCGGACTCCTCTGAGGCCCGTCAAGCCGTTGACACACCGGCGCTTGTTGGGATTATCGGCGGTTCTCCGAGGGACTGAAGTGAAGCGCCTGCCAACCGGCGATCGTACTTGCCCCGCAGTGTCATTTGCACTAACTCTCTCTTGGATCGGACAGTCCAGGCGGCCGATGCGGATACTCGAATCAATCCTTGATGGCACCACTGGGGCGAGCGGGAACGCTCCCCGCGTCATTCACTCGCCCCATGATGACCGCATCGTGGCCGAAGCACATCCGGCGCGGCCCGATCAAGTCGAGCGCGCCGTCGCCGCGGCGGTCAAAGCCAAGCCGGTCATGCAGGCGATGCCCTCGCACGAGCGCGCCCGAATCTTGGATCAGGTCGCCCTTGGTGTCCGTGCGAAACGCGAGGAATTTGCACGTCTGCTTCTGGAGGAAGCCGGCAAGCCGATCACATTGGCGCGACTCGAGGCCGACCGATGCGTACAGACGATCACCGACGCCGCACATTGGGCGCGTCGTCCGCCGGCGGAAGCCATACCGCTTGACGGCTTCCCGCCAGGGACCGGCCGCTGTGGCATCCTGCGACGCTTCCCGGTCGGTGTGATTGCCGCCATCACGCCATTCAACTTCCCACTCAATCTGGTCGCACACAAGCTGGCCACGGCGATCGCCGCGGGGTGCCCCGTGATCCTGAAACCGGCCTCACAGACGCCATCCGCAGCGATTCTGTTGGCAGAGATCATCACACAAGCCGGCCTCCCGGCCGGGGCTCTGCAAGTCCTCCTACTTTCCGGTGCCGATGCCGGGGTCCTGGTGACCGACGAACGCATTGCCATGGTGACATTCACCGGCTCGGCCGAAGTCGGTTGGGGGATCAAGGCACGGGCCGGGCACAAGAAAGTCACGCTCGAATTGGGCGGGAATGCCGCCGCCATCGTTGAGCCGGATTCCGATTGGGAGAACGCCGCCGCCCGCTTGGCCCATGGCGCCTTTGCCTACGCGGGGCAATCGTGCATCTCGGTCCAGCGCATCTACGTTCAGGAGACGATCACGGACAGATTCACCGAAGCGCTCATAGCTGCCGCGACGGCATTCCCCACCGGCGATCCCTCCGATGAGAAGACGCTCTGTGGTCCATTGATCGATGCCGCCAATGCCGAGCGGGTCATGAATTGGATCGCACGCGCGCAGACACGCGGCGGTCGCCTGCTCTGCGGGAATCACAGACAAGAGAATGTCGTCTCACCGACGGTCATCGTCGATGCTCCTGAAGATGCGGAAGTCTCCTGCCAGGAGGTCTTTGGCCCGGTGGTCACGCTGTCGTCGTATCGAGATTTTCGAGATGCACTGCATCGTGTCAACAACTCCCGCTACGGGTTGCAGGCGGGCGTCTTCACCAATGATGTGCGCAAACTCTGGCGGGCATTCGACACGCTGGAAGTCGGCGGGATCATCCACAATGACGCGCCGACATTCCGCGTCGATGCGATGCCGTACGGCGGCGTGAAGGATTCCGGGATCGGGCGTGAAGGCGCCCGTTGGGCGATTGAGGAGATGATCGAGCCGCGTCTTCTGGTGCTGTCGACAGGCTGACGGTCATGTGTGTGCCACTGACCTTGGTCAGTGAGACAACGATGGCAGCAAGAACTTCCACTGACCGAGGTCAGTGGCACAAGATGATGACGAAGGGATGAGATGATTATGCCGCCCTTGAATCTTTTGATCGGCAAAACCCGGCTGGAAGCCGTCCGGGGCGACATCACCATCCAAGACACCGATGCCATTGTCAATGCCGCCAACAGTGAGTTGCGTGGCGGTGGCGGCGTCGATGGCGCAATACATCACGCCGGTGGACCGACGATTGCGGAGGAATGCCGCAAGATCGGGCGTTGCCCGACTGGGAAGGCCGTCGTGACAGGCGGTGGCAAGCTCAAGACGAAGTGGGTCATTCACGCGGTCGGGCCGATCTACGCCGGTCTGCGTAGCGACGCAGACGAACTCGCTTCCGCCTATCAGGAGAGTCTTGAACGCGCGCGAGAATGCGGCGCCCGTTCCGTTGCCTTCCCCTCCATCTCGACCGGTGCCTATGGGTATCCGATTCGTGACGCGGCACCGATTGCGATCAACACGGTCGAGAAGTTCGTCCGCGCGAATCCGGATGTTCTCGATCTGGTCCGCTTCGTGTTGTTTTCGGATGCAGACTACTCGGTCTATTTCGCCGAGTTCACCAAGCGCGGCGCCAAACGGCCGACGATCTATGAGTAACCATGTCGTGGATCATTTAACCAAAGCGGGACTTCGATGCCCTCATGCCATGGCGCAGATCAGTCGCGGAGGTGCCTTCTGGGGACCGCGCGAAGTCGCAGCTCGCGACTGACCGCCCTTGCC
Proteins encoded:
- the fliF gene encoding flagellar basal-body MS-ring/collar protein FliF; translated protein: MGRWWDAFRAMDANRRFLAVCIIVALIAGAVTVGMWVRHVTYGVLYTRLPAEEAGEVIDQLDQMKVPYRLSDGGSAVLVPANKVHDVRLRLAAEGLPRGAVGFELFDKSNLGMTDFLQKVNYRRALEGELAKSIATLKEVAAVRVHIVMPESRLFTQDQKSPTASVVLKVSPVGSLDRGRVAGITHLVASAVEGLNPQHVTVIDQNGTLLSSGQEDGSPVAASSRQLELQQSVEGYLQQKAQSLLDGVLGPRKAMVRVNATLNFEQAEKTVEQYDPDNLAIVSQEQTSEKTTGDAGAGETDSEPLSTRESSLINYEVNRTVQKIVSAVGAISRLSVSVIVDGVRKDSVPGSAQGATVEPRPQEDLDRISALVKAAIGFQSDRNDAIEVVSIPFDTSHLDEERRALDQVGKKQFYYDIAYKVGYGLLILAGAFFGWRIVKKMLRALKNLVPPVTYQPRHAAPLPTIEDEAITAISTGPRKAKLSDQMGVVAKERPQEIAKVIKTLMVE
- the fliE gene encoding flagellar hook-basal body complex protein FliE, which translates into the protein MNPLDPIGPIMLPGASGEAPAVSTPKPTSDAQRPGNVFGDLLDQVSELQSQASALENRLLSGEDVELHRVMIAAEEAGTAFELLVEMRNRLVEAYQELMRMPV
- the flgC gene encoding flagellar basal body rod protein FlgC — translated: MALGPLKVLAIAADGLSVQRQRMDVAAENIANAETTRTPTGGPYRRQSVTIEAAQARAAFNSELEAARLSLKRTRNGHRIPAPAGAPGGPPAVPAVRAQTVAGSADEVKMIYDPSHPDANADGYVAMPDVEIVTEMVELMDASRAYEANITAAEAVKSMVDRALNI
- the flgB gene encoding flagellar basal body rod protein FlgB, whose protein sequence is MPNPIQTALFDQIGIPRLERALDLTAARQRLLTENVANAETPGYRRKDINFAAELKAAQQNQSPVGMRMTRPGHITSHAATRTYKVVTDAPAPGDNYALSLDQEMAKVAENQLEYSIATRLVSRKFDGIQLAIRGRR
- a CDS encoding flagellar motor protein MotB — encoded protein: MMRKPKTPPVHDNHERWLLTYADLITLLLAFFVVMYSMSRIDAKKFGAMSNALTGVLRGQSAALDQVQPDDLLGGGPLKTGALRLVQKQLQQMVHKERMEASISSDLSERGLVIHVREGALFDEGKAELTPGAITILRTIGGEISKVRNDVRVEGHTDPRPINTPRFPSNWELSTARATSVLRFLVDSTGFAPTRISAVGYGHYRPVAPNDTPDSMAKNRRVDIVILSEQMSLYEPRGVTPEAPRLTAASTGN
- a CDS encoding flagellar motor protein, with translation MDIATIGGLILGLSAVVVGFVLEGGHLGAIFQLPAMLLVIGGTVGASMITTSFATFRSIPKYLAIALRARARDPEHAIDQIVSIAQHARRDGVLGLETDLARIDDPFFKKGVQLVIDGTEVTVLTDIMESEIANIEERHHNGVVLFNKMGGFAPTLGILGTVLGLIHTLANTDDATKMAASIATAFIATLWGVGTANLFFLPIADKLRFRHTEEMLMLNLYLAGTIAIQSGDNPRVIRTKLMGFLRPELRPPE
- a CDS encoding aldehyde dehydrogenase family protein, translating into MRILESILDGTTGASGNAPRVIHSPHDDRIVAEAHPARPDQVERAVAAAVKAKPVMQAMPSHERARILDQVALGVRAKREEFARLLLEEAGKPITLARLEADRCVQTITDAAHWARRPPAEAIPLDGFPPGTGRCGILRRFPVGVIAAITPFNFPLNLVAHKLATAIAAGCPVILKPASQTPSAAILLAEIITQAGLPAGALQVLLLSGADAGVLVTDERIAMVTFTGSAEVGWGIKARAGHKKVTLELGGNAAAIVEPDSDWENAAARLAHGAFAYAGQSCISVQRIYVQETITDRFTEALIAAATAFPTGDPSDEKTLCGPLIDAANAERVMNWIARAQTRGGRLLCGNHRQENVVSPTVIVDAPEDAEVSCQEVFGPVVTLSSYRDFRDALHRVNNSRYGLQAGVFTNDVRKLWRAFDTLEVGGIIHNDAPTFRVDAMPYGGVKDSGIGREGARWAIEEMIEPRLLVLSTG
- a CDS encoding O-acetyl-ADP-ribose deacetylase, whose amino-acid sequence is MPPLNLLIGKTRLEAVRGDITIQDTDAIVNAANSELRGGGGVDGAIHHAGGPTIAEECRKIGRCPTGKAVVTGGGKLKTKWVIHAVGPIYAGLRSDADELASAYQESLERARECGARSVAFPSISTGAYGYPIRDAAPIAINTVEKFVRANPDVLDLVRFVLFSDADYSVYFAEFTKRGAKRPTIYE